Below is a genomic region from Pedobacter cryoconitis.
TAGCAGGTAACTGCAAATAAGTATGTGCAATTAAATTTGCAAAGGTCTGTACGGTTTGTCTTAGTAAAAGCAGGCCGATAGAAGCTCCGGCAAGAAATACCCAGATCACCTGAAAACATACTCTGACAAAAGTCTCTCCGGGGTGTTCCCTTACAGTAGTAGACACATCCATTTCTATATCGGTATGGTGAACCAGGTGGAAATTCCAGAGCGGGCCGGCTTTATGCATAATCACATGATAAACGTATTCGAAAAAGTCCATTAAAAAGAAACCAGCAACGTATTTTATCCATGCACTTTGGCTATGTGGCAACAAGTATAAAATTCCCCAGTGATGCAGGGTGACCCAGCCTGAAACAAAGATTACCAGAACGGTCATAGCGAGCTGAATTGGAAGGGCAGTCAGGATAAACATCAGGTTAATGGAAGTATGTTGCCATTTCTCTTTTAGGGAATGTAAGGCCACTCTGAATTCTGCAAGCCAGATAGAAACGATAACTACAAGGTATAAAATGATTTGTATGAGTGTTCCATGATCATTTAGCATGGAGGATATCGTGTTCATGGTGTGGTGGTTATGAATTTTAAATTTAATATAAACAAGAATAGGATTCAATACTGTAGCAAAACTAAAGTTATAACATGTTTCTTTACCACCACATTAAAAGGCGATTAAAATCGATTAATTCAGATTTTGTGATGCTATTGCGGAAGCAATTAAATAAGGATGTTTTTTAAACAAAAAAGGCTATCATCTAATAGAAAGATAATAGCCTTTTTTTATTTGAAAATGAGTTTAGTCCAGTAAAGTCCAGGTTCTTTTGGTTTGAACCTGCTGTACCATTTGCTGTTCTGCAACCACAATATTTTCTTTTCGCTGCCCGATATATTCAAGCATGCTTAGTTTATTCCAGAGTGCAACCATTACTTTTAAGAATTCTTCAATGGTTGACATCGAAGCGTGGATATTCTGGTGGTCATAGATCATTTCGATATTACGCGCCAGCAATTCTTCAAAATTCCCGGGAGTGACATCACGCCATTCATAGAAATATTTCAGCATTTCTTCTCTTTCTTTAGGCTCGATCAGTTTGATGCCCGTGAAAAATACGTGCGCCAGGTTTGAACAGTAACCTACAATATAAACAGGTGACTGCTGATAACCCAGGTTCCTGTAATTGAAAAAGATCTGGGCAATATAGTCCAGCAGTTTTTCAGACAGTAAGCGAATGTTTTTTCCAAGAGGGGTAATAGAATCTCTGGCAGCAGTTTTATCGATGATTTTAAAAGCCGCTAATTGCAGATCATTGATCAGTGTACTGAACGATTCATAATATCTGATCAGGCCCGGGTGGCTCACGATAGAGCTGCTTGGTGGAATATAACTGGCGTTGATAGAAATCCTGCCATTCTCCAGTACAAACTGTCCGATAGTCAAATGATAGTTATCAGTTGCATTCGGAGTCATTTCAGCTGCCGGAAGAATTGATATGCTATATTTTTTGCTGATGTCGGGATATCTTGGCGGGTTATCCTGTGGATCGGGAGTTCCTGAAGGCACTCTGTCAAAAGGATTCACCAGCAGCAGAATGTTATAAATCGCAACTTTAGAATAATCAGTATTCTCATTGCTGAAAAACTGGCTGTAAGAAAGCTGATTATCATAGTTTGAGGTATTCGGAATATCAATCCTGCATCCTTCGGCAGTAATTGCATTACAATGCCTTACTTTGATTTCAATATGGTTTGTGGCCTTTTCTGAGATTTCTATATCATGTGATACACGCTCGCCAGCAAAGGGGGGAAGCAGACCATAATTGAAGTTGTTGAGCGATATCGAGTTGGCATCTCTCACAAAGTCCTGGTTAAACTGATCGGTAGCAACAAAATGGCTGCTTGATAGTTTCATCCCATCCACCCAGTTAACGGGTTTGTATTTTAATGGTGAAATCATAGTGTTTTAATTAGATGAAAATAGATTCGTCTCCGATTGTTTCGGGCTTATTGGCGTTTTCA
It encodes:
- a CDS encoding sterol desaturase family protein: MNTISSMLNDHGTLIQIILYLVVIVSIWLAEFRVALHSLKEKWQHTSINLMFILTALPIQLAMTVLVIFVSGWVTLHHWGILYLLPHSQSAWIKYVAGFFLMDFFEYVYHVIMHKAGPLWNFHLVHHTDIEMDVSTTVREHPGETFVRVCFQVIWVFLAGASIGLLLLRQTVQTFANLIAHTYLQLPAKTEKICGLLFITPNLHHVHHHFELPYTDCNYGDVFSIWDRLFGTYKEMKASEIKFGLDVYHGHSPSNFLQLIKFPFFRKNKPK